One Ignavibacterium album JCM 16511 genomic region harbors:
- a CDS encoding vitamin B12 dependent-methionine synthase activation domain-containing protein: MIKYINQYSFSFDELNFNEEKLFEAFRDFSTQNFPLLEELYQQLYPSIKQNCKPVAGYKYFESEHITFQKNILSIDNIEFNLGPIIYRDLKDASDIFIFVCTIGSDLEKEVQKLISEGDTISAFILDRIASELVELTADLLELKIQNELNTKNYNLTNRFSPGYCGWSVSEQRKLFSLLPEDFCGIHLTESSLMIPIKSVSGVYGAAFNLIRKDYHCDICDAEFCYRRKSD; encoded by the coding sequence TTGATTAAATATATCAATCAATATTCATTCAGTTTTGATGAACTGAATTTTAATGAAGAAAAACTATTTGAAGCATTCAGAGATTTTTCAACTCAAAATTTTCCGCTTCTCGAAGAACTTTATCAACAACTTTATCCATCCATAAAACAAAATTGTAAGCCGGTTGCCGGCTACAAATATTTTGAATCTGAACATATTACATTTCAAAAAAATATTTTATCTATTGATAACATTGAATTCAATTTAGGACCTATTATTTATCGTGATCTTAAAGATGCTTCGGATATTTTTATTTTTGTTTGTACAATCGGTAGTGATCTTGAAAAAGAAGTGCAAAAATTAATTTCAGAAGGCGATACTATTTCAGCATTTATTTTGGATCGGATTGCATCAGAACTTGTTGAACTAACAGCTGATTTGCTTGAATTAAAAATTCAAAATGAGTTGAATACTAAAAACTATAATCTCACAAACAGATTTAGTCCTGGTTATTGTGGGTGGTCAGTAAGTGAACAAAGAAAATTATTTTCGTTGTTGCCCGAGGATTTTTGTGGAATTCATCTGACAGAAAGTTCGTTGATGATACCGATAAAATCCGTAAGCGGAGTTTATGGAGCAGCTTTTAATCTCATCAGAAAAGATTATCATTGCGATATTTGCGATGCTGAATTTTGTTATAGAAGAAAATCTGATTAA
- a CDS encoding cobalamin B12-binding domain-containing protein, which yields MNYSFDENFYLTQLANCIERGKVNSSSKIPADMIGQPGVEEYLSELLAQNIPPKTILDNALLIGMNRVGEKFRDGKIFIPDVLIAAKAMNAAMEILRPYIVKGDLKLKGKIILATVKGDLHNIGKNLVRMVLEGGGWEVIDLGIDVSSEKIIDTLNKNDVKAVGLSALLTTTMLNMKEIVWDIKNNFPLIPVAVGGAPLNQKFADEIKADLYSPDPQGMLDYLNKNFCLN from the coding sequence ATGAATTATTCATTTGATGAGAATTTTTATTTAACTCAGCTCGCCAATTGTATCGAGCGCGGTAAAGTTAACTCATCATCAAAAATTCCTGCTGATATGATTGGGCAACCTGGAGTTGAAGAATATCTATCCGAATTACTTGCACAAAATATTCCGCCCAAAACTATTCTCGATAACGCTTTACTCATTGGTATGAACAGAGTTGGTGAAAAATTCCGGGATGGAAAAATTTTTATTCCTGATGTACTTATCGCTGCTAAAGCGATGAATGCTGCAATGGAAATTCTAAGACCATACATCGTAAAAGGTGATTTGAAATTAAAAGGGAAAATAATCCTTGCAACTGTTAAAGGCGATTTGCATAACATTGGAAAAAATCTTGTGCGAATGGTTCTCGAAGGTGGTGGCTGGGAAGTAATTGATCTCGGAATTGATGTAAGCTCTGAAAAAATAATTGATACTTTGAATAAAAATGATGTTAAAGCTGTCGGTTTATCAGCCCTTCTTACAACGACAATGTTAAATATGAAAGAAATTGTCTGGGATATTAAAAACAATTTTCCGCTGATTCCCGTAGCAGTTGGTGGTGCACCACTCAATCAGAAATTTGCTGATGAAATTAAGGCAGACCTTTATTCTCCGGATCCGCAGGGAATGCTCGATTATCTCAATAAAAATTTTTGTTTGAATTGA
- a CDS encoding MATE family efflux transporter has product MLKFFRENKSYIQNTLKLAYPVIIGQLGLIMMGVVDSIMVGELGAVPLAAASLSNSLIFLVLIIAIGNAVAVTPLVAILVGAKKLNECGIYFRQSLIVNLIMGLIVFFIILAGVNYLHLLGQSHAVQQKAKSYMIIIGLSIFPLMIFQTYKQFIEGLSILRPAMIITLAANLINVFANWVLIFGKLGFPRLELDGAGWATFISRLFMAASLMIFVMRNQRFKIYDVSFHFKSINFPVIKKILSVGLPSGFQYFFEVGAFSFAVIMIGWIGANELAAHQIAISLASISFMGVLGISQAGGILVGNAVGEQNINLVRKNGFNAIILGMMWMTVSGLIFILFRNYLPYIYIRDEIVIHIASQLLVIAALFQLSDGIQAVGIGILRGLTDVKGPTVITFIAYWVISLPVGYLLGFKFGLGVIGVWIGLLIGLSCSAVMLTLRFNYKSRKLIII; this is encoded by the coding sequence ATGTTAAAATTCTTCAGAGAAAATAAAAGTTATATCCAAAACACTTTAAAGCTTGCTTATCCTGTTATTATCGGACAGCTTGGTTTGATAATGATGGGAGTTGTTGACAGTATTATGGTTGGTGAGCTTGGTGCTGTTCCTCTTGCAGCAGCATCACTAAGTAATAGCTTGATATTTCTTGTTTTGATTATCGCAATCGGAAATGCAGTTGCTGTTACTCCGCTTGTTGCAATTCTTGTTGGAGCAAAAAAGTTGAATGAATGTGGAATTTATTTCAGACAATCTTTAATTGTTAATCTTATAATGGGACTGATTGTCTTCTTTATAATTTTAGCAGGAGTAAATTATCTTCATCTTCTTGGTCAGTCTCATGCAGTTCAGCAGAAAGCAAAATCCTATATGATAATCATCGGACTATCCATTTTCCCTTTAATGATTTTTCAGACATACAAACAATTCATTGAAGGACTTTCAATCTTGCGTCCTGCAATGATTATTACGCTTGCTGCAAATCTTATAAATGTTTTTGCTAACTGGGTTTTGATTTTTGGTAAACTTGGTTTCCCTCGACTTGAACTAGATGGAGCAGGCTGGGCAACTTTTATTTCGCGATTATTTATGGCAGCATCTCTGATGATTTTTGTAATGAGAAATCAACGATTCAAAATTTATGATGTTTCATTTCATTTTAAGAGTATCAACTTTCCGGTAATTAAAAAAATCTTAAGTGTTGGTTTGCCAAGTGGGTTTCAATACTTCTTTGAAGTAGGTGCGTTTTCTTTTGCAGTTATAATGATTGGCTGGATTGGTGCAAACGAATTAGCGGCTCATCAGATTGCAATTTCTCTGGCTTCAATTTCATTTATGGGAGTACTTGGAATTTCTCAGGCTGGTGGAATATTAGTCGGAAATGCTGTTGGTGAACAAAACATCAATCTCGTTCGTAAAAATGGTTTTAATGCAATCATTCTTGGAATGATGTGGATGACTGTTTCAGGTTTAATATTCATTCTCTTCAGAAATTATTTGCCATACATTTACATCCGTGATGAAATAGTTATTCATATTGCATCTCAGCTACTTGTAATAGCTGCATTGTTTCAGTTATCTGATGGAATTCAGGCTGTTGGAATTGGTATTCTGCGCGGACTTACTGATGTAAAAGGTCCGACTGTTATTACATTTATTGCTTATTGGGTAATAAGTCTGCCTGTGGGTTATTTGCTTGGATTTAAATTCGGGCTTGGTGTAATTGGAGTGTGGATTGGATTGTTGATTGGTCTTTCTTGTTCAGCTGTTATGCTGACACTAAGATTCAATTACAAAAGCAGAAAGCTGATAATAATTTAA
- a CDS encoding uroporphyrinogen decarboxylase family protein produces the protein MIIPNPDINSFIKTLRNKRADFIPIAELGVHPIIKEKFIGKKILTIKDEIEFWFKAGYDYVKLQPMVDFNPAKIKSDSNLTFNDDGSIFRKWASESSGVITSIKEFEQYVFPKLDEIVYKRFEEAAKNLPEGMGIVGQYGDIFTMTWEMMGFENFSLSLFEDDRLIKLINDEVGKIVLRMFENMSQIEEVKALWYSDDIAYSNGLMVSPDTLDKYFFPWLKKIGEIAKSVNKPLIYHSDGVLFDVMDKIIDCGVNALHPIEPKAMNIVEVKNRYGDKLCLIGNIDVDLLARGSKEEVVKNVLFNIENIGRKGGYCVGSGNSIPEYVNLENYIAMIETVKSIS, from the coding sequence ATGATTATTCCAAATCCTGATATAAATTCATTCATAAAAACTCTTCGAAATAAAAGAGCTGATTTTATTCCAATCGCTGAACTCGGTGTTCATCCAATCATAAAAGAAAAATTTATTGGTAAAAAAATTTTGACTATAAAAGACGAAATTGAATTCTGGTTTAAAGCTGGATATGATTATGTTAAACTTCAGCCGATGGTTGATTTTAATCCTGCCAAAATAAAAAGTGATAGCAACCTGACATTTAATGACGACGGAAGTATTTTCCGTAAATGGGCTTCAGAGAGCAGCGGAGTAATAACTTCCATAAAAGAATTTGAACAATATGTTTTTCCTAAGTTAGATGAAATTGTTTATAAGAGATTTGAAGAAGCTGCAAAAAATCTACCTGAAGGGATGGGAATAGTCGGACAATACGGAGATATTTTTACAATGACCTGGGAAATGATGGGTTTTGAAAATTTTTCTCTTTCTCTTTTTGAAGACGATAGGTTAATCAAATTAATTAACGACGAAGTTGGCAAAATAGTATTGAGAATGTTTGAGAATATGTCACAGATTGAAGAAGTAAAAGCACTTTGGTATAGTGATGATATAGCTTACTCAAACGGTTTAATGGTTTCTCCTGATACACTTGATAAATATTTCTTTCCCTGGTTAAAAAAAATCGGAGAGATTGCTAAATCTGTGAACAAGCCATTGATATATCACAGTGATGGAGTTTTATTTGATGTAATGGACAAGATAATAGATTGTGGAGTAAATGCTTTACATCCGATTGAACCGAAAGCAATGAACATAGTTGAAGTTAAAAATCGTTATGGAGATAAACTTTGTTTAATCGGAAATATTGATGTGGATTTGCTTGCGAGAGGTTCAAAAGAAGAAGTAGTAAAAAATGTTTTATTCAATATTGAAAATATTGGGAGGAAAGGTGGATACTGCGTTGGTTCGGGAAATTCAATTCCTGAGTATGTTAATCTGGAAAATTATATTGCTATGATTGAGACAGTTAAGTCAATTTCTTAA
- a CDS encoding translation initiation factor subunit 2B, which produces MKNGNQQLNKILNDNKSGSSQVLLNLKKYILRNLYDKEFIEEILLKAASKLNHFASVRNFLRELKSELKKSELPQLKSFLEESILSQEREIEFLFQRNKKYLIKFNSITTLSYSKTLLEVLKLWFEENPKLKIFVLESRPMLEGRLFVKELIKIGFNCELIADAAMNYAVSYSDAVVVGADQILNNGNVVNKIGSYPLALCAKENKKPFIVIATKDKFIHSDKFIPKKKSESEIWNFRHRKLKLTNFYFEEIPKKFITKIFS; this is translated from the coding sequence ATGAAAAACGGAAATCAACAACTAAATAAAATCCTGAATGACAATAAATCCGGTTCATCACAAGTTTTACTTAATCTAAAAAAATATATTCTCAGAAATCTATATGATAAAGAATTTATTGAAGAGATATTATTAAAAGCTGCGTCAAAATTAAATCATTTTGCTTCTGTAAGAAATTTTTTAAGAGAATTAAAGTCTGAGTTGAAAAAATCTGAACTACCTCAGTTAAAGTCATTTTTAGAGGAATCAATTCTCAGTCAGGAAAGAGAAATAGAATTTTTATTTCAAAGGAATAAAAAATATCTGATTAAGTTTAATAGCATCACTACTTTATCATATAGCAAAACTTTGCTGGAAGTATTAAAACTTTGGTTTGAAGAAAATCCAAAGTTGAAAATATTTGTTCTTGAGTCCAGGCCAATGCTTGAAGGAAGATTATTTGTTAAAGAATTAATTAAAATTGGTTTTAATTGTGAATTGATAGCTGATGCTGCAATGAATTACGCTGTAAGTTATTCCGATGCTGTGGTTGTTGGTGCAGATCAGATTTTAAATAACGGAAATGTTGTAAATAAAATAGGTAGTTATCCACTTGCACTTTGTGCCAAAGAAAATAAAAAACCTTTTATTGTGATTGCAACAAAAGATAAATTCATTCATTCAGATAAGTTCATTCCCAAAAAGAAATCAGAATCAGAAATATGGAACTTTAGACATAGAAAATTAAAGCTGACAAATTTTTATTTCGAAGAAATTCCGAAAAAGTTCATAACGAAAATTTTTTCTTAA
- a CDS encoding homocysteine S-methyltransferase family protein: MKKFFEQLDNKKILVSDGAWGTELFKLGLRSGECPELWNETNREVILKIAKSYISAGSDIISTNSFGGSSIKLSHYNLDNKTYELNKIAAEISREAAGDKLVMGSVGPTGKFLMTGDISSEELIESFTLQTKALLDGGVDAILLETFYDIDEAECAIKAVKDFPDVPLICSFTYDRNSSGEYRTMMGSTPKDVLQAMITLGVDVIGVNCGSGYNSMIDLVKELRGFSHNIPLLVQPNAGLPETIESNIVYSETSEAIINSVKSFLSIGINIIGGCCGTTPEHIKIIRKTVDEFLSNV, translated from the coding sequence ATGAAAAAATTTTTCGAACAGTTAGATAATAAAAAGATTCTTGTCTCCGATGGTGCATGGGGAACTGAATTATTCAAACTTGGCTTAAGATCGGGGGAGTGCCCTGAACTTTGGAACGAAACTAATCGTGAAGTGATTCTAAAAATTGCAAAAAGTTATATTAGTGCCGGCTCTGATATTATTTCTACAAATAGTTTTGGTGGAAGTTCGATAAAGCTTTCTCATTACAATCTTGATAATAAAACTTATGAGTTAAATAAAATAGCTGCAGAAATTTCAAGAGAAGCAGCAGGCGACAAACTTGTTATGGGTTCAGTTGGACCGACCGGAAAATTTTTAATGACCGGGGATATTTCTTCAGAGGAGTTAATTGAGTCATTTACACTTCAAACAAAAGCTTTGCTGGATGGTGGAGTAGATGCTATTCTGCTTGAAACCTTTTATGATATTGATGAAGCTGAATGCGCAATAAAAGCTGTAAAAGATTTTCCTGATGTTCCGCTTATTTGTTCATTTACTTATGATAGAAATTCTTCAGGTGAATACAGAACAATGATGGGCTCAACTCCCAAAGATGTTCTGCAGGCAATGATTACTCTTGGCGTTGATGTTATTGGTGTAAACTGCGGAAGTGGTTATAATAGTATGATTGACCTCGTAAAAGAATTAAGAGGATTTTCGCACAACATTCCATTGCTTGTGCAACCTAATGCAGGTCTTCCCGAAACGATTGAAAGTAATATTGTTTATTCGGAAACTTCGGAAGCAATTATTAATTCAGTTAAAAGTTTTTTATCAATTGGAATTAATATTATTGGTGGTTGTTGTGGTACTACGCCGGAACATATTAAGATAATCAGAAAAACTGTTGATGAATTCTTATCTAATGTTTAA
- a CDS encoding OmpA family protein, with product MKNICFAFILMFFVATNFAQDNFKHWGHKIGIRSNLLFPQNEFTNFGIFGNDDLSFKWFKFSHMFQAFYGYEISKTNELHINIGHGFYAGRAYDKKRDVVNGSFESTITPIDLRLRIVPTNKPNWNPYFYIGIGMMYYEVTKSPDIPSPVKPKLKGWTGIYPFGVGAEFILSEKFVYDISFGGALSSSLDLDGYWGENNFLWDGYFNLSIGVSWRGETCQSDRDNDGLTKCEEQELGTDIKNPDSDSDRISDGDEVKIYKTNPLNPDSDNDGLNDYDEIFVYKTNPISIDTDIDQIDDRTEIFIYKTDPLHSDSDSDGISDYEEIFVHKTNPNNKDTDDDGLSDGDEVLVYKTDPLVRDTDGDKLIDGDEVFLFKTDPTLVDSDGDTLPDYDEVIIYKSDPNKLDTDEGGIDDGTEIANDTNPLNPKDDMKKKEVIEIGVPIILEGITFDKNKATIKPESEAALWNAYTTLKNYPEMTVEISGHTDNVGSRKTNVELSIRRANAVKDWLVKRGIEPERIQTKGYGPDRPVAPNNSEENKRKNRRIEFLRLQ from the coding sequence ATGAAAAATATTTGCTTTGCTTTTATCTTAATGTTTTTTGTTGCAACTAACTTTGCTCAGGATAATTTTAAGCATTGGGGACATAAAATCGGAATACGAAGCAATCTACTTTTTCCTCAGAATGAATTTACCAACTTCGGAATTTTTGGTAACGACGACCTTTCATTTAAATGGTTTAAATTTTCACATATGTTTCAGGCATTCTATGGTTATGAAATTTCGAAAACCAATGAACTGCATATTAACATTGGTCACGGTTTCTATGCCGGAAGAGCTTATGATAAAAAGAGAGATGTAGTCAATGGTTCATTTGAATCTACTATTACTCCTATTGATTTAAGACTTCGAATTGTTCCCACAAATAAACCAAATTGGAATCCGTATTTCTATATTGGAATCGGAATGATGTATTATGAAGTAACGAAAAGCCCTGACATTCCGAGTCCTGTTAAACCTAAACTTAAAGGTTGGACAGGAATTTATCCTTTCGGTGTTGGAGCCGAATTTATTCTTTCAGAAAAATTTGTTTACGATATTTCCTTCGGCGGAGCTCTTTCTTCATCATTAGACCTTGATGGTTACTGGGGTGAAAATAATTTTTTGTGGGATGGATATTTTAATCTTTCGATCGGAGTCAGTTGGAGAGGTGAAACCTGTCAATCAGATCGGGATAACGATGGGTTAACTAAATGCGAAGAGCAGGAACTTGGTACAGATATAAAAAATCCTGATTCAGATTCTGACAGAATTTCTGATGGAGATGAAGTAAAAATTTATAAAACTAATCCTTTAAATCCTGATTCTGATAATGATGGCTTAAATGACTACGATGAAATTTTTGTTTATAAAACCAATCCGATTTCAATTGACACTGACATTGATCAGATTGATGACAGAACTGAAATATTTATTTACAAAACAGATCCTCTGCATTCGGATTCTGATTCAGATGGTATTTCTGATTATGAAGAAATTTTTGTTCATAAAACAAATCCAAATAATAAAGACACCGATGATGATGGCTTATCTGATGGTGATGAAGTACTCGTTTATAAAACAGATCCTTTGGTGAGAGATACTGATGGAGATAAACTTATTGACGGTGATGAAGTTTTTCTGTTCAAAACTGATCCTACTCTTGTTGATAGTGATGGTGATACTCTACCTGATTATGACGAAGTAATAATTTATAAATCTGATCCGAACAAATTAGATACTGATGAAGGTGGAATTGATGATGGAACAGAAATAGCAAACGATACTAATCCTCTTAACCCTAAAGACGATATGAAGAAAAAAGAAGTAATTGAAATTGGTGTTCCGATTATACTTGAAGGGATTACTTTCGATAAGAACAAAGCAACGATAAAACCCGAATCAGAAGCAGCACTTTGGAATGCATACACAACTTTAAAAAATTATCCTGAAATGACTGTCGAAATCAGCGGACATACCGATAATGTTGGCTCAAGAAAAACTAATGTTGAACTATCAATTCGTCGTGCAAATGCTGTTAAAGACTGGTTGGTAAAAAGAGGAATAGAACCAGAAAGAATCCAAACTAAAGGATATGGACCTGATCGTCCGGTAGCTCCGAATAATTCAGAAGAGAATAAAAGAAAAAACCGTCGCATAGAATTTTTAAGATTGCAGTAG